A stretch of DNA from Sporichthyaceae bacterium:
AGACCGACAACGACCACCGCCGTGTCCTGGCGGTGCTCACGTTCCTCGAGTCCCGCTGACCGCAAGCCGACCGCGATCGGGCACCCGCTCCGGGCGCGAGTAAAGATTGAATCCGCCGCCCCGCACGAAACCGGCAAGGGTGAGGCCGGCCTCCTCGGCCAGGTCGGCGGCGAGGCTGGACGGTGCCGACACCGCGGACAGGACCGGGATGCCGGCGACCGCGGCCTTCTGAACCAGC
This window harbors:
- a CDS encoding formate dehydrogenase accessory sulfurtransferase FdhD, with protein sequence LVQKAAVAGIPVLSAVSAPSSLAADLAEEAGLTLAGFVRGGGFNLYSRPERVPDRGRLAVSGTRGT